From the genome of Vicia villosa cultivar HV-30 ecotype Madison, WI linkage group LG2, Vvil1.0, whole genome shotgun sequence, one region includes:
- the LOC131650500 gene encoding LOB domain-containing protein 22-like encodes MNTIKSNKACAACTHQRRKCSKDCLLAPYFPANKPKMFHNAHSLYGVSNMVRILNEVPKEKRDLAMRTVIYESNVRKIYPIGGCVDVIKEYSDKISEALEELNQVKKVLDYCKVNHLPSQKLSSSLPSTSFQNPNLQPHFPIDHSLRDSISSHNPNLQPYFSMDHSPRASTNSDISNIPIFNNVGNVTNYYHNSENNIETMTNASPSDIIHREVNNAPTNTNLNINSMDAIRVAQLNSDIDRFDFSDGQFFVEYDSSQRN; translated from the exons ATGAATACCATCAAATCAAACAAGGCTTGTGCAGCCTGCACACATCAAAGGAGAAAGTGTTCAAAAGATTGTCTTTTAGCTCCTTATTTTCCTGCCAATAAACCAAAAATGTTTCACAATGCTCATAGTTTGTATGGTGTTTCTAATATGGTGAGAATTCTAAATGAAGTTCCAAAGGAGAAGAGAGATTTAGCAATGAGAACCGTTATTTATGAGTCAAATGTTCGCAAGATATATCCAATTGGCGGATGTGTTGATGTTATTAAGGAATATTCTGATAAGATAAGCGAGGCTCTTGAAGAGTTAAATCAAGTAAAAAAAGTTTTAGATTATTGTAAAGTAAATCATTTGCCATCACAAAAGCTTTCCTCTTCGCTACCTTCTACAAGTTTTCAAAATCCAAATCTTCAACCACATTTTCCGATAGATcattctttgagagattctattaGTTCTCATAATCCAAATCTCCAACCGTATTTTTCAATGGATCATTCTCCGAGAGCTTCTACTAATTCTGATATTTCAAATATTCCAATATTTAACAATGTTGGGAATGTTACTAATTATTATCACAATAGTGAAAATAATATAGAAACCATGACGAATGCATCTCCTTCAGATATCATTCATCGTGAGGTTAACAATGCTCCGACTAATACAAATTTGAATATAAATTCAATGGATGCAATAAGGGTTGCACAATTGA ATTCTGATATTGATAGGTTTGATTTCAGTGATGGACAATTCTTTGTAGAATATGATTCATCTCAAAGGAATTAG